A genomic stretch from Hymenobacter psoromatis includes:
- a CDS encoding helicase SNF2, producing the protein MNVSTALPFQLVYSLFAHEYLGHLFTAHVVQLGPRGQLTLQHQTVSAKNASEFADGLERDDYELIKLCDELQQDAVIKEFWPRKITPAEFFLKIYNPEKGDKPMQEAVARYVQQRLGRLLAGLQGKHVFIMGRDGEPTWRELKLAPTPASVLFHFRRNEEGTHYFPTIQYQQQRLDFQFKNAVLVCQQPAWLLVEDVLYCFRHDVDGRKLQPFLNKKFIVVPRAVEKSYFQKFVAPLMESFDVHARGFDIRTERYLARPQLTFSDVPPGPAAGAPVVPVRPPGPPRRGRVPLPKPVVIPGAGTDEAPLFFTLTFRYGAYDLPLTPPRPMSVQLEEDADSYVFRRLLRSAKEENERADELRQHGLPLDTDGHATLPKAEAFRWLHDHAPALAAHGFQVQGAASASQDYFIGPVRVDVGIEERGDWFDVRGTVWFGEYAVPFIRLRPYILQRRREYRLPNGQVAFIPDEWFTDYLELFAFAEETDGQPLSLRRHHLSLVTDLENDNLATVTLTRRLEKLRDFAAVEERPLPVGFRGTLRPYQHAGYNWLRFVQDYHLGGCLADDMGLGKSVQTLVMLLERKESGGAKGAASLLVLPTSLVHNWINESRKFTPGLRLLAYTGTYRDKNVAQFADYDIVLTSYGIVRLDTDLLASYQFDYVILDESQAIKNPSSTTAQAVRQLRARHRLILTGTPVENSTMDLWSQMSFINPGLLGTQAFFRKEFVKPIEKNQDESRTRKLHALIKPFVLRRHKAQVASELPEKTVHLSYCPLTDEQQQFYEETKSFYRNKIMETLDGHAPTPAGGTQLMLLQGLTRLRQIANHPRLADATYAGESGKLREVLRMLRSVVAEGHKVLVFSQFVQHLSLVRAGLDERQLAYAYLDGHTRDRQAEVDRFQQDPDLQIFLISLKAGGVGLNLTAADYVFILDPWWNPAVEAQAIDRAHRIGQQRPVFVYKFISQGTVEEKILALQKRKLQLVNDLITTDEAVIKSLTRADIEELLG; encoded by the coding sequence ATGAATGTTTCTACTGCGCTACCCTTTCAACTTGTGTACTCGTTGTTTGCCCACGAGTACCTGGGTCATCTCTTCACGGCGCACGTGGTGCAGCTCGGCCCGCGCGGGCAGCTCACCTTGCAGCACCAAACGGTTTCGGCCAAGAACGCGTCCGAGTTTGCCGACGGGCTGGAGCGCGACGATTATGAGCTAATCAAGCTCTGCGACGAGCTGCAGCAGGACGCGGTTATCAAGGAATTCTGGCCCCGCAAAATCACGCCGGCCGAGTTTTTCCTCAAAATTTATAATCCCGAAAAGGGCGACAAGCCCATGCAGGAGGCCGTGGCGCGCTACGTGCAGCAGCGCTTGGGGCGGCTGCTGGCGGGCCTGCAAGGCAAGCACGTTTTCATCATGGGGCGCGATGGCGAGCCCACCTGGCGCGAGTTGAAGCTGGCCCCTACCCCCGCCTCGGTGTTGTTTCACTTCCGGCGCAACGAGGAGGGCACGCACTACTTCCCCACCATCCAGTACCAGCAGCAGCGGCTGGATTTTCAGTTCAAAAACGCCGTACTGGTGTGCCAGCAACCCGCCTGGCTGCTGGTGGAGGACGTGCTCTACTGCTTCCGCCACGACGTGGACGGGCGCAAGCTGCAACCCTTTCTGAATAAGAAGTTTATCGTGGTGCCGCGGGCCGTGGAGAAGAGCTATTTCCAGAAGTTCGTAGCCCCGCTCATGGAGTCGTTCGATGTCCACGCGCGCGGCTTCGACATTCGCACTGAGCGCTATCTGGCCCGGCCGCAACTCACGTTTTCGGACGTGCCGCCCGGCCCGGCGGCGGGCGCGCCGGTGGTGCCCGTGCGCCCGCCCGGCCCGCCCCGGCGCGGCCGCGTGCCGCTGCCCAAGCCAGTCGTTATCCCCGGCGCAGGCACCGACGAAGCGCCGCTTTTTTTCACGCTTACCTTCCGCTACGGAGCCTACGACCTACCCCTTACCCCCCCGCGCCCCATGAGCGTGCAGCTGGAGGAAGATGCTGACTCCTACGTCTTTCGCCGCCTGCTGCGCTCAGCCAAGGAAGAAAACGAGCGCGCCGACGAGTTGCGCCAGCACGGCCTTCCCCTTGACACTGATGGCCACGCCACGCTGCCCAAGGCGGAGGCGTTTCGCTGGCTGCACGACCACGCGCCGGCCTTGGCTGCGCACGGCTTTCAGGTGCAAGGCGCGGCCTCGGCCAGCCAGGATTACTTCATCGGGCCGGTGCGGGTGGATGTGGGCATTGAGGAGCGCGGCGACTGGTTCGACGTGCGCGGCACGGTCTGGTTTGGCGAGTACGCGGTGCCGTTTATCCGGCTGCGGCCCTACATCTTGCAGCGCCGCCGCGAATACCGCCTCCCCAACGGTCAGGTCGCCTTCATCCCCGATGAGTGGTTTACGGACTATCTGGAGCTTTTTGCTTTTGCCGAAGAAACCGACGGCCAGCCGCTATCGCTGCGACGCCACCACTTGTCGTTAGTCACTGATTTAGAGAATGATAACCTGGCGACCGTGACCCTCACGCGCCGCCTCGAAAAGCTGCGCGACTTCGCCGCCGTGGAGGAGCGGCCCCTACCCGTTGGCTTCCGCGGCACGCTGCGGCCCTACCAACACGCGGGCTACAACTGGCTGCGCTTCGTGCAGGACTACCACCTCGGCGGTTGCCTGGCCGACGACATGGGTTTGGGCAAAAGTGTTCAAACGCTGGTCATGCTGCTGGAGCGCAAAGAGAGTGGTGGGGCGAAAGGCGCGGCCTCGCTCTTAGTACTGCCTACTTCCTTGGTACACAACTGGATAAACGAGTCCCGCAAGTTCACGCCCGGCCTGCGACTGCTGGCCTATACCGGCACCTACCGCGACAAGAACGTGGCGCAATTTGCTGACTACGACATCGTGCTGACCAGCTACGGCATCGTGCGCCTGGATACTGATTTGCTGGCAAGTTATCAGTTTGATTACGTAATACTTGACGAGTCGCAGGCCATCAAAAATCCCAGCTCGACCACGGCGCAGGCGGTACGGCAGCTGCGGGCGCGGCACCGGCTCATCCTGACTGGCACGCCGGTTGAGAATTCCACAATGGACTTGTGGTCGCAGATGTCGTTTATTAATCCCGGCTTGCTGGGCACGCAGGCGTTTTTTCGGAAGGAATTCGTCAAGCCCATCGAGAAAAACCAGGACGAGAGCCGCACCCGCAAGCTGCACGCGCTCATCAAGCCCTTCGTGCTTCGCCGCCACAAAGCTCAGGTAGCCAGCGAGCTACCCGAAAAAACCGTGCATCTCAGCTACTGCCCGCTCACCGACGAGCAGCAGCAGTTTTACGAGGAAACCAAGAGTTTCTACCGCAATAAAATCATGGAGACGCTGGACGGGCACGCCCCCACCCCCGCCGGCGGCACGCAGCTGATGCTGTTGCAGGGCCTCACGCGCCTGCGCCAGATTGCCAACCACCCGCGCTTGGCCGATGCCACCTACGCGGGCGAGTCGGGCAAGCTACGCGAGGTGCTGCGGATGCTGCGCAGCGTAGTGGCCGAGGGCCACAAGGTGCTTGTGTTCAGTCAGTTTGTGCAGCACCTGAGCCTGGTGCGCGCCGGTCTCGACGAGCGCCAGCTCGCCTACGCCTACCTCGACGGCCACACCCGCGACCGCCAGGCCGAGGTGGACCGCTTCCAGCAGGACCCCGATTTACAGATTTTCCTCATCAGCCTCAAGGCGGGGGGGGTAGGGCTTAACCTCACCGCCGCCGACTACGTGTTCATCCTCGACCCCTGGTGGAACCCCGCCGTGGAGGCCCAGGCCATCGACCGCGCCCACCGCATCGGCCAGCAGCGCCCGGTGTTCGTCTATAAGTTCATCAGCCAGGGCACGGTGGAGGAGAAAATCCTGGCCCTGCAAAAGCGTAAATTACAGTTAGTGAATGACTTGATAACCACCGACGAGGCCGTGATAAAGTCGCTCACGCGGGCCGATATCGAGGAATTGCTAGGGTAG
- a CDS encoding methyltransferase type 11: MYYDPIKRSLGNVFNRSPWLRRLFYNLLDLLLLRTWHVHRELRQWAKGRTRQPLDILDAGAGYGQYSYWLSGISNLWRILAVDVKEEQVADSNNFFRAIGRPQVQFAVQDLVLYQEPNSFDLALAVDVMEHILEDVEVFRNIHTSLKDGGMLLISTPSDQGGSDVHADSETSFIEEHVRDGYNIHEIQQKLRTAGFERIEAKYSYGEPGQISWRFSMKYPILMLGKSRWFFLLLPLYYAVVFPWCLLLNWLDARTTHDSGTGLIVKAWK, translated from the coding sequence TTGTACTACGACCCGATTAAGCGCAGCCTGGGCAACGTCTTCAACCGTTCGCCGTGGCTGCGGCGCTTGTTTTATAACCTGCTCGACCTCTTGCTGTTGCGCACCTGGCACGTGCACCGCGAGTTGCGCCAGTGGGCCAAGGGCCGCACCCGCCAGCCGCTGGATATTTTGGACGCCGGCGCGGGCTACGGCCAGTATAGCTACTGGCTCAGCGGCATCAGCAACCTTTGGCGCATCCTGGCCGTGGATGTGAAGGAGGAGCAGGTGGCCGATTCCAACAACTTTTTCCGGGCCATCGGGCGGCCGCAGGTGCAATTTGCGGTGCAGGATTTGGTGCTGTATCAGGAGCCCAACTCGTTTGACCTGGCGCTGGCCGTGGACGTGATGGAGCACATTCTGGAAGATGTGGAGGTGTTTCGCAACATCCACACCTCGCTCAAGGATGGCGGCATGCTGCTCATCTCTACCCCCTCCGACCAGGGCGGCTCCGACGTGCACGCCGACTCCGAGACGAGCTTTATTGAGGAGCACGTGCGCGACGGCTACAACATCCACGAGATTCAGCAGAAGCTGCGCACTGCCGGCTTCGAGCGCATCGAGGCCAAGTACAGCTACGGCGAGCCGGGCCAGATTTCGTGGCGCTTCAGCATGAAGTACCCGATTTTGATGCTGGGCAAATCGCGCTGGTTTTTCCTGCTCCTACCCCTCTATTATGCCGTGGTGTTCCCGTGGTGCCTGCTCCTCAACTGGCTCGACGCCCGCACCACCCACGATTCGGGCACGGGTTTGATTGTAAAGGCGTGGAAGTAA